The window AGCTGGACCCTTTTTAGAATAATCTCCCTGATAAGCCATTGCTGAAGAAACAGCTAATGTGGCTACCATAATAATTGCAAATGTTCCTCCAATAATTTTTGTTGATTTATTCATATTGGTTGTTTAAATTAATAAATAAAATTCGACCTTTCTATTTATTAATACAACTGAACAAAAAATTTTATTTCATTTATTTAAATTTTGTATAACAATATTTTATCCGCCCTTGACTATAAATATTTGTTTAAATAAATATTAAAATAAATATTTTTCACTAAGGACGCCTGTCCGCCTTTGGAAAAAATCAGCATTTTATCAGCTCCTTTTTGAGCTAAAAATAATAATTTAATTATATTTTTAATAGATGCATCTATAAAGGCATCTATAGATGCCTTTATTAAAAATCGCGCGATAATTTTACTCGCCAAATGTGACCATTTTCAAACTTTTTCCGCTCAAAAATCTCAATTAGTTTTTTATTTTGGCCAAATTTGTATTATTTATAATATTAGTTTTATTATAACACAACATTCTTACATTCTTAAATTTGTAAGGATGTTTTAACTTATTTGATGTTTTTTAAATAATATTAGGATATGATTCTATTTTTTTTCTTCTTCCAATCCTTGATGGTAATTTCTTCCTTGCGTCCGCCAAAAGACAATTCCAGCTTCTGCCGTTCGCGCCAGCCGAATTTTTTAATAAGTTCTTTAGGTATAGTTACCGCGTACGAATGCGTGCTAACGCGACGCAATTTCATTATAAACTTTTCCATATTATTTTATTTATATCGTAATTACGGACGTAATTACTTCCGTAATTACGCATTGCTTATTATTTAATTATTTATAATTTTTCTATCTGTTGAATTAAATCTTTGTATTCAACAAGCAAGCGATAATTTCTTAGATTTTTTTATCAATTTCCTCTTCAACTTTTCTTTTCGCTTCTTCTAAAAGCTCTTTGCTTTCTTTTCTTAATTTATGGCTTTCTTTTATTTTCTCCGCGATTTGTTTTTGGATTTGGGGTTTAATGAGCGGGATTTTAAATTTATCAAAACTCCGCGTCAAACCTGCGCGCTTCTTGAATGTCTGATTTTTTTATGATTGAGATTTGCATAGTTACTATTTTTCTTTTGTTATTTTTTTTGTCATTCCGACGATAGGAGGAATCCCTTAAACATTATTATTCTCAATAAACATTATTATTACCGCCAATATTATTAAAGCGATTCCTCTCTTCGCTCCGCTCCGTTCGGAATGACAAAAACAAAATGTCTGATTTTTTTTATGATTGAAATTTGCATAATATAATGTCTTGAACTATGATTTTAATTGATTATTTGATAGACTATGATTTTTTTATTTTTA of the Patescibacteria group bacterium genome contains:
- a CDS encoding AbrB/MazE/SpoVT family DNA-binding domain-containing protein, which translates into the protein MEKFIMKLRRVSTHSYAVTIPKELIKKFGWRERQKLELSFGGRKEEITIKDWKKKKNRIIS